A genome region from Carya illinoinensis cultivar Pawnee chromosome 2, C.illinoinensisPawnee_v1, whole genome shotgun sequence includes the following:
- the LOC122300551 gene encoding primary amine oxidase-like, producing MSSALKIMLLILVLLSLHTFSLASSHQHHPLDPLTRSEFTLVRTIVQKSYPNSIHNLTFQYVGLDEPDKPRVLAWLSNPASKPPPRRAFVITRLSKKSHEIVVDLSTRLIVSDVVYDGYGYPLLSFDEQFAAITLPQTYGPFIESLKKRGLNLSDVVCSTFTVGWFGEVKISARVLKLLCFYTDHGTVNLYVRPVEGITLVVDLDEMKIVEYYDRYRVPVPKGEGTEYRASKMKPPFGPHLNGAAFLQPNGPGYKIDGHTVSWANWVFHVGYDVRAGPMISTASIYDLEKQIYRRVLYRGFISELFVPYMDPTEEWYYKTFFDSGEFGFGQSAVSLEPFADCPSNAEFLDAYYAGADGLPVKISNAFCIFERYAGNIMWRHTELGIPNEVIREVRPEVTLVLRMVATVGNYDYILDWEFKPSGSIKFGVGLTGVLEVKGVTYTHVDQIKEDVYGTLLADNTIGVYHDHFLTYYLDLDVDGEPNSFIKKKLKKIQVIDPHSSPRKSYWTTMSETAKTESDARVRLGLMQSELTVVNTNKKTKLGNDVGYRLIPGSASHPLLSYDDYPQIRGAFTNNDVWVTPYNKSEKWAGGLYVDQSHGDDTLATWSLRNRDIENKDIVLWYTIGFHHVPCQEDFPVMPTLSAGFELRPTNFFESNPVLKTKAPKRVDWSNCSNTTHP from the exons AGACCCTCTAACTCGATCTGAGTTCACCCTGGTCCGCACCATCGTGCAGAAATCGTACCCTAATTCGATCCACAACCTAACCTTCCAATACGTCGGTTTGGACGAGCCAGACAAACCCAGAGTCCTTGCATGGCTATCGAACCCAGCCTCCAAACCCCCACCACGGCGTGCCTTCGTCATCACACGTCTCTCAAAAAAATCTCACGAGATCGTAGTGGATTTGTCGACACGTTTGATAGTCTCCGATGTTGTTTACGACGGATATGGCTACCCTTTGCTTAGCTTTGACGAACAATTTGCTGCAATCACACTGCCCCAAACATACGGGCCTTTCATCGAATCACTTAAGAAGAGGGGGCTGAACTTATCCGACGTGGTTTGCTCCACTTTTACGGTCGGATGGTTCGGAGAGGTGAAGATCAGTGCGAGGGTTTTGAAGCTACTGTGTTTCTATACAGATCATGGAACGGTCAATCTATATGTGAGACCAGTGGAGGGAATAACGTTAGTAGTTGATCTAGACGAGATGAAGATAGTTGAATACTATGATAGGTATAGGGTTCCGGTGCCAAAAGGTGAAGGAACAGAGTATCGGGCATCCAAGATGAAGCCACCATTCGGTCCTCACTTGAATGGTGCAGCCTTCCTGCAACCGAACGGACCAGGGTATAAGATAGATGGTCACACTGTCAG TTGGGCCAATTGGGTCTTTCACGTAGGATATGACGTTCGAGCCGGTCCAATGATATCTACAGCATCAATATATGACCTGGAGAAGCAGATATATCGTCGAGTCCTATACAGAGGATTCATATCGGAGTTGTTCGTGCCTTACATGGATCCAACCGAGGAGTGGTACTACAAAACATTCTTTGATAGCGGTGAGTTCGGGTTCGGTCAATCTGCGGTGTCACTCGAGCCCTTTGCCGATTGCCCTTCCAATGCAGAGTTCTTGGATGCATATTATGCCGGAGCTGATGGTTTGCCCGTGAAAATATCGAACGCTTTTTGCATATTCGAGCGCTACGCGGGAAATATTATGTGGCGTCACACTGAGTTGGGAATTCCAAATGAAGTT ATAAGGGAGGTGAGGCCGGAGGTGACCCTTGTATTGAGGATGGTCGCAACAGTTGGCAACTATGACTACATTCTTGATTGGGAATTCAAGCCCAGTGGTTCCATTAAATTTGGG GTAGGGTTAACGGGTGTGCTAGAAGTGAAGGGTGTGACATACACTCATGTAGATCAGATAAAAGAGGATGTCTATGGCACCTTGTTAGCAGATAACACAATCGGTGTGTACCACGACCACTTTTTGACGTACTATCTTGACCTGGACGTGGATGGCGAACCCAACTCCTTTAtcaagaaaaaattgaagaagatcCAGGTAATAGATCCCCACAGCTCACCAAGGAAAAGTTACTGGACAACTATGAGTGAGACAGCTAAAACTGAATCTGATGCACGAGTTCGGTTAGGCTTGATGCAGTCTGAGTTAACAGTGGTGAATACGAATAAGAAAACCAAACTTGGCAACGACGTTGGTTATCGTTTGATTCCAGGGTCAGCATCACATCCTCTTTTGTCATATGATGATTACCCACAAATTCGGGGAGCCTTCACCAATAATGATGTGTGGGTCACACCGTATAACAAGTCAGAGAAATGGGCTGGAGGATTATATGTTGATCAAAGCCATGGAGATGATACCTTGGCAACTTGGAGCCTCAG GAATAGGGACATTGAAAACAAGGATATAGTATTGTGGTACACAATTGGATTTCATCATGTCCCTTGCCAGGAAGATTTCCCGGTGATGCCAACCTTGAGTGCTGGGTTTGAGCTCCGGCCGACCAATTTCTTTGAGAGCAATCCCGTCCTTAAAACAAAAGCACCCAAGCGTGTGGACTGGTCTAACTGCAGTAATACCACTCACCCATGA